One genomic segment of Huiozyma naganishii CBS 8797 chromosome 8, complete genome includes these proteins:
- the RPC10 gene encoding DNA-directed RNA polymerase core subunit RPC10 (similar to Saccharomyces cerevisiae RPC10 (YHR143W-A); ancestral locus Anc_2.87) produces MSREGFQIPTNLDVAAAGTSQARSATLKYICAECSAKLSLSKTDPVRCKECGHRILLKTRTKRMVQFEAR; encoded by the coding sequence ATGTCCCGCGAAGGTTTTCAGATCCCAACAAATCTAGacgttgctgctgccggTACGTCGCAGGCAAGAAGCGCCACTTTGAAGTACATCTGTGCGGAGTGTTCTGCCAAGTTGTCTCTGTCGAAAACGGATCCTGTTCGTTGTAAAGAGTGTGGTCACCGTATTCTGTTGAAGACGAGAACCAAGAGGATGGTTCAGTTTGAGGCCAGGtaa
- the CRP1 gene encoding Crp1p (similar to Saccharomyces cerevisiae CRP1 (YHR146W) and MDG1 (YNL173C); ancestral locus Anc_2.81), whose protein sequence is MAVSTQYTFCWPAGPSEVFITGEFDHWAGSLPLVKTSKGDFEITFPVEVEGDDKFFFKFIVDGEWTASDAYSKEGDGCGFENNYITAEDVAAPGIQAQFAAIPEAGGLSAKSNVGEKEEAEGAHTGDVHIMPVEEMPAQGTPLAGPGPVIVQHPEEVKEFSEIRDVDAKALNEQLNAELNAQLEDVEPVEDAPEVSEVKSCSSSESSKQEEPQEPAAKPTEDVPQTKRAEVSAKSPTPTPAAAPAKSKLKEQPATETPRTTEKASSPKKTVPQKKKIPRKVNGTSSSKPIIQAKPKSGVFSKLKKLFN, encoded by the coding sequence ATGGCGGTTTCTACACAGTACACGTTTTGCTGGCCTGCGGGCCCGAGCGAGGTGTTTATCACCGGGGAGTTCGACCACTGGGCGGGTTCTCTGCCCCTTGTGAAGACGAGCAAGGGGGACTTTGAGATTACGTTCCCAGTCGAGGTGGAGGGCGACGATaagttcttcttcaagtttaTTGTTGACGGGGAATGGACCGCGAGCGACGCGTACAGCAAGGAGGGCGACGGCTGCGGCTTCGagaacaactacatcaCCGCAGAGGACGTTGCCGCGCCTGGTATTCAAGCGCAGTTTGCTGCGATTCCAGAGGCTGGTGGTCTTTCCGCGAAGAGCAATGTGGgggagaaggaggaggcCGAGGGGGCGCACACTGGGGACGTGCACATCATGCCCGTGGAGGAAATGCCCGCGCAGGGCACGCCCCTTGCTGGACCAGGACCCGTGATTGTGCAGCACCCGGAAGAGGTCAAGGAGTTCTCAGAGATTAGGGACGTCGACGCTAAGGCACTGAACGAGCAACTCAACGCAGAACTCAACGCACAATTGGAGGACGTGGAGCCCGTCGAGGACGCACCAGAAGTCTCAGAGGTGAAATCCTGTAGCTCTTCGGAATCGTCCAAGCAAGAGGAGCCACAAGAGCCAGCTGCAAAACCAACTGAAGATGTCCCACAGACGAAGAGGGCTGAGGTTTCAGCTAAGTCCCCAACTCCAACACCTGCTGCGGCGCCGGCTAAAtcgaaattgaaggagCAGCCTGCCACTGAGACTCCAAGGACAACAGAGAAGGCTAGCTCGCCCAAGAAGACCGTCCcacagaaaaagaagatcCCACGCAAGGTCAATGGCACTAGTTCAAGCAAACCGATCATCCAAGCTAAGCCAAAAAGTGGAgtcttctccaaattgaaaaaactgttcaactgA
- the CBP1 gene encoding Cbp1p (similar to Saccharomyces cerevisiae CBP1 (YJL209W); ancestral locus Anc_1.125) — MFKTLRIFQKRRFCLTRVQYTANFSPHASYPNSSRLNRLASKLVACFQSDQRKSSKECRNLLRDYWALIPTLPRHHSMIHTALAEISDATIAQLLVNFNRDNQFYCTFLERELIYNAKDLTRVSNIVELVSGESYQFTDSHEVLDWCVTTALKMKRISKSLDLYILYYRIFPNECPNPALANKIISALSFRNPPFDVHHLRRFVDVVNLLQLHDIPLQLNHFQLLILCDKALSMDGGEPLLSKKVLNILLGTNILPQSTSMNSQIRIAYKLIDKDYKINNAAGVYLTWTKIQDFYTSLMKHDSRILYKVFKLFTQNNNYRSVCKELIWKLSPEEYCNDPLLLPVIIHYTTETNSITMAQELLNSMKLHTTAKSQEIIWSSKRFLSALLRLHLKFYDSSSVDKVIKRITELYGSLSAVDYNSIVCHLLQSEKMESVKRAIKLLDTVPKKDSFRAYTSIINKLVEWDIASKNVMKSDMSIFLDEILHKLHGMDPHHVDSLWAVVASLYIKKICSVKKPIAGSPDEDNLGLNLAKFLFLKSDKPDFYWDSITVNPFLAADPTAIKLKVTKGNRFVILRNIALTGLKNNRRGTFLWSCSMLYRYGMPVDELVLLWNRTLKHQFRNSQFKTRKEITDTLQEHGVESIAKMLL, encoded by the coding sequence ATGTTCAAAACGCTTAgaatctttcaaaaacgtCGTTTTTGTCTCACTCGTGTACAATACACTGCAAATTTTTCCCCGCATGCTAGTTATCCAAACTCGTCAAGGCTCAATCGATTAGCAAGCAAACTCGTCGCCTGTTTCCAATCCGACCAGCGAAAGAGTTCAAAGGAGTGCCGAAACTTGTTACGCGATTACTGGGCGCTCATACCTACTCTGCCAAGGCACCACAGTATGATTCATACGGCATTGGCAGAAATCTCTGATGCAACCATTGCTCAACTACTTGTGAATTTCAATAGGGACAATCAATTTTATTGCACATTTCTGGAACGGGAGCTTATCTACAATGCCAAGGACCTGACTCGGGTCAGCAACATAGTGGAATTGGTATCTGGTGAAAGTTACCAGTTTACAGATTCACATGAGGTTCTGGATTGGTGCGTGACGACTGCTCTGAAAATGAAACGAATATCAAAATCATTAGACCTGTACATACTATACTACCGCATATTTCCAAACGAATGCCCCAACCCTGCCTTAGCAAATAAAATCATATCCGCATTATCTTTTCGTAACCCTCCGTTTGATGTACATCACCTTAGAAGgtttgttgatgttgtgAACCTATTACAATTGCATGACATTCCCCTTCAGCTGAACCATTTCCAGCTTCTCATTCTATGCGACAAAGCATTGTCGATGGATGGTGGAGAGCCTCTACTATCCAAAAAGGTTTTGAACATACTTTTAGGAACCAACATCCTCCCGCAGAGCACATCAATGAACAGTCAGATACGAATTGCATACAAACTAATTGATAAAGATTATAAAATCAATAATGCTGCTGGTGTTTACCTAACATGGACAAAAATCCAGGATTTCTACACGTCCCTCATGAAACATGACTCAAGGATCCTATACAAAGTTTTCAAGCTCTTCACTCAGAATAACAACTACAGATCTGTGTGTAAAGAGCTCATCTGGAAGCTATCCCCTGAGGAATATTGCAACGACCCCTTATTGTTACCAGTTATAATACACTATACGACCGAAACAAACTCTATCACAATGGCTCAAGAATTGCTGAATAGTATGAAACTACACACAACGGCAAAAAGCCAAGAAATAATATGGTCTAGCAAAAGGTTTCTATCTGCACTTCTACGTTTGCATCTTAAATTTTATGATTCATCGAGCGTGGATAAAGTAATAAAACGTATAACTGAGCTCTACGGGTCACTGTCTGCAGTGGACTACAATTCAATCGTTTGTCATTTACTCCAATCggaaaaaatggaaagtgTAAAAAGAGCTATAAAACTCCTAGATACTGTTCCGAAGAAAGACTCCTTTAGGGCGTACACCAGTATAATTAACAAGTTGGTAGAGTGGGACATAGCTTCCAAGAACGTTATGAAGTCGGACATGAGTATTTTTCTGGACGAAATATTACACAAATTGCATGGTATGGATCCTCATCACGTAGATTCTCTGTGGGCCGTCGTTGCTTCGCTCTAtattaaaaaaatatgttCTGTCAAGAAACCAATCGCAGGTTCACCCGACGAGGACAATTTGGGCTTGAATTTGGCAAAATTCCTGTTCCTGAAATCGGATAAGCCTGACTTCTATTGGGACTCTATAACAGTAAACCCGTTCTTGGCTGCTGATCCTACAGCTATTAAGTTGAAGGTAACGAAAGGTAATCGGTTTGTCATTTTGAGGAATATTGCCCTGACTGGACTGAAAAACAATAGACGTGGTACTTTTCTATGGTCCTGTTCCATGCTATATAGATACGGGATGCCTGTCGATGAGCTAGTACTGTTGTGGAATCGGACTCTGAAACACCAGTTTAGGAACTCTCAATTCAAAACAAGGAAAGAAATAACGGATACTTTACAGGAGCATGGAGTTGAATCGATTGCGAAGATGCTTCTGTGA
- the SPS100 gene encoding Sps100p (similar to Saccharomyces cerevisiae SPS100 (YHR139C) and YGP1 (YNL160W); ancestral locus Anc_2.98) has protein sequence MLYSSLISVFLAVASFSDAAALNFRKRDILYRRQGNETAGGAGGASNMTGGGGASNMTGGGASNMTGGGSQVPVVTIGGSGLSSNASAQGQVNATGVLSVTQLYQVSEQIESSLKANHGCVIVGKKKSFESMAFFSAIVFNSTAPIVLCEDAAIGTVVASDPGAAGRGPLIIFKNTIYSGTLPAYNVPVGVVNDDHSCFWFYDAAMPQLTQWNSTLRTNFTNFTSTSSQAQVNVPIVFEEGISPTLLQSVGSFIQGLVVIGSGQNSTDMSSSGAPSIPVVYAQESRLVNAVNNSTMPSNAISAGYLTPIQAQIMLSVAVVNGVNSTESLKSLFPSPA, from the coding sequence ATGCTATACTCTTCGTTAATTTCCGTTTTCTTGGCTGTCGCATCCTTCAGTGATGCAGCTGCCCTAAACTTCAGGAAGAGAGATATTCTCTACAGACGTCAAGGCAACGAGACTGCTGGCGGTGCCGGCGGTGCCTCCAACATGACTGGTGGCGGCGGTGCTTCTAACATGACTGGTGGCGGTGCTTCCAACATGACCGGCGGCGGCAGTCAAGTGCCTGTCGTGACCATTGGCGGCTCTGGTTTGAGTTCCAACGCTTCTGCCCAGGGCCAAGTTAACGCTACCGGTGTTTTGAGCGTCACCCAATTGTACCAGGTCTCTGAACAAATTGAGAGTTCTTTGAAGGCCAACCACGGTTGTGTCATTGTCGGTAAGAAGAAATCGTTCGAGTCGATGGCCTTTTTCAGCGCCATCGTTTTCAACAGCACTGCTCCAATTGTTCTATGCGAAGATGCTGCTATTGGTACCGTCGTTGCCAGCGACCCTGGCGCTGCTGGGCGTGGTCCAttgatcatcttcaagaacacaaTCTACTCCGGTACCCTTCCAGCCTACAACGTCCCAGTCGGTGTGGTCAACGACGACCACTCGTGCTTCTGGTTCTACGATGCCGCGATGCCACAGTTGACCCAATGGAACTCGACTTTGAGAACGAACTTCACGAACTTCACCAGCACGAGCTCCCAGGCACAAGTCAACGTTCCAATCGTCTTTGAGGAAGGCATCTCTCCAACTTTGCTACAGTCTGTCGGTTCCTTCATTCAAGGGTTGGTCGTCATCGGTTCCGGCCAGAACTCCACCGATATGAGTTCCAGCGGTGCCCCAAGCATCCCAGTCGTGTACGCACAAGAATCAAGATTGGTGAACGCTGTCAACAACTCCACCATGCCATCCAACGCGATCTCCGCCGGTTACTTGACCCCAATCCAGGCCCAGATCATGTTGTCTGTCGCCGTTGTCAACGGTGTCAACTCTACGGAAAGTTTGAAGTCGCTATTCCCTTCGCCAGCTTGA
- the LOT6 gene encoding flavin-dependent quinone reductase: MYQIGVLVGSIRNPRCCPQIAEFIVNRLKAEHEGTSSINFNIIDLQKQNLPFYDEPGIPAMIKDPMQYEHEHTRRWSKLISAQDGFIFVSPQYNWGYPAGLKNAIDYLSNEWKEKKATVVTYGSHGGDKCNEQLTQVLTGIGLEVTSKTVQLSFPNRDILFKAAQGENINIENGKVFESSYDDISESFEELVALISNKT; this comes from the coding sequence ATGTACCAAATAGGCGTATTAGTTGGGTCCATTAGAAATCCCAGATGCTGTCCACAAATTGCGGAATTTATTGTAAACCGTTTAAAGGCAGAGCATGAAGGTACATCAAGCATCAATTTCAATATTATCGATTTGCAAAAGCAGAATTTGCCTTTCTATGACGAACCCGGAATTCCAGCCATGATCAAAGATCCAATGCAGTACGAGCATGAGCACACGAGACGATGGAGTAAGCTTATCTCAGCCCAGGACGGTTTCATATTCGTCTCACCGCAGTATAATTGGGGGTATCCTGCTGGTTTGAAAAATGCCATAGATTATCTCTCAAATGAATggaaggagaagaaagcTACGGTTGTGACCTACGGCAGCCATGGTGGTGATAAATGTAATGAACAACTTACCCAGGTTTTGACAGGTATTGGATTGGAGGTTACCTCAAAGACAGTACAACTGTCGTTCCCCAACAGAGACATTCTATTCAAAGCGGCGCAGggagaaaatatcaatATCGAAAATGGGAAGGTTTTCGAAAGCTcctatgatgatataaGTGaatcttttgaagaattggtGGCTCTTATTTCTAACAAAACTTGA
- the RPL42B gene encoding 60S ribosomal protein eL42 (similar to Saccharomyces cerevisiae RPL42B (YHR141C) and RPL42A (YNL162W); ancestral locus Anc_2.95), with the protein MVNVPKTRKTYCKGKTCRKHTQHKVTQYKAGKASLFAQGKRRYDRKQSGFGGQTKPVFHKKAKTTKKVVLRLECVACKTRAQLTLKRCKHFELGGEKKQKGAALQF; encoded by the exons ATGG TTAACGTTCCAAAGACCAGAAAGACTTACTGTAAGGGTAAGACCTGCCGTAAGCACACCCAGCACAAGGTCACTCAATACAAGGCAGGTAAGGCTTCTCTATTTGCCCAAGGTAAGAGACGTTACGACCGGAAGCAATCTGGTTTCGGTGGTCAGACCAAGCCTGTTTTCCACAAAAAGGCCAAGACTACCAAGAAGGTTGTCTTGAGATTGGAATGTGTCGCTTGTAAGACGAGAGCCCagttgactttgaagagatgtAAGCATTTCGAATTGGGTGGtgagaagaagcaaaagGGTGCTGCTTTGCAATTTTAA
- the DCD1 gene encoding deoxycytidine monophosphate deaminase (similar to Saccharomyces cerevisiae DCD1 (YHR144C); ancestral locus Anc_2.84), translated as MLVAVSGTKFSGADVLVDLLAGEFGFERLDAAVGVDEILRYFTLNYARDLVVPCESLVLCNALERRPFFVHISVDAPVSLRIARCGNGDVSKLIAMLDEHDFCGDGIALREKAQFKYRVVATQPDSSPETLQRRLNAAMREQLSVLRNAKLSSPLELNPPLRPDWDTYFMKLATLAASRSNCMKRRVGCVIVRECRVIATGYNGTPRHLTNCFNGGCPRCNGGGSDNLHTCLCLHAEENALLEAGRDRVGDNATLYCDTCPCLTCSVKIVQTGIKEVVYSQSYRMDEHSFKVLKEGGVLVRQFSFLQEPVIVEV; from the coding sequence ATGCTGGTTGCCGTGAGCGGGACGAAGTTTAGTGGCGCAGACGTTCTTGTGGATCTGCTGGCCGGCGAGTTCGGGTTCGAGAGGCTCGACGCGGCGGTCGGGGTCGACGAGATCCTACGGTACTTCACGCTGAACTACGCGAGGGACCTTGTGGTTCCCTGCGAGTCGCTGGTACTGTGCAACGCGCTCGAGAGGAGGCCGTTCTTCGTGCATATTTCGGTTGACGCTCCCGTATCGCTTCGAATTGCACGGTGTGGAAATGGTGATGTGAGCAAGCTCATTGCGATGCTCGATGAGCACGACTTCTGTGGCGACGGCATTGCCCTCAGGGAAAAGGCGCAATTTAAGTACCGGGTTGTGGCCACGCAGCCGGACTCCTCTCCCGAGACGCTACAACGACGGCTCAATGCAGCGATGCGCGAACAACTTTCTGTGCTCAGGAACGCGAAATTGTCCAGCCCTCTCGAGTTGAACCCGCCGCTGAGACCAGACTGGGACACATACTTCATGAAGCTGGCAACGTTGGCCGCTTCGCGGTCGAATTGTATGAAACGGCGGGTCGGGTGTGTCATTGTGCGTGAATGCAGAGTCATCGCAACAGGGTACAACGGCACCCCGCGGCATCTGACAAATTGCTTTAACGGCGGGTGCCCCCGGTGCAACGGTGGCGGGTCTGACAACTTGCACACCTGTCTGTGTCTACACGCGGAGGAAAACGCTTTATTGGAGGCCGGGAGGGACCGTGTGGGTGACAACGCGACGCTCTACTGTGACACATGCCCGTGCCTCACTTGTTCTGTCAAGATCGTGCAGACGGGAATCAAAGAGGTCGTCTACAGTCAGTCCTACAGGATGGATGAACACAGCTTCAAAGTCCTGAAAGAGGGTGGCGTTCTCGTCAGACAATTCAGTTTCTTACAAGAACCAGTCATCGTGGAGGTCTGA
- the CHS7 gene encoding Chs7p (similar to Saccharomyces cerevisiae CHS7 (YHR142W); ancestral locus Anc_2.94): MGISNFADICARTPLPLCSVVKSSKHLVLSNSSVIHNFDPKHLNVGILPKCYARSIELANTIIFGIGNAFINIGALGIILIILYNIRQKYTAIGRSEYLYFFQLTLLLIIFTLIVDCGVSIPGSGPYPYFVAVQIGFAGACCWTLFTNGLLAFNLWEDGTTKSMAIVRTASLCGFLANFLAAILTFRSWISDHQIPNTNTTGMFVVVYVFNLILLFFYVMCQVIISVMILRNFWVLGSVLLGVFFFVVGLILTYGFSTQICEGVKHYLDGLFFGSICNTFTLMMVYKTWDMTTDDDLEFSVSINKEGGAIYDNF; encoded by the coding sequence ATGGGGATCAGCAATTTTGCAGACATATGTGCTCGGACGCCACTCCCATTGTGCTCCGTTGTCAAATCGTCCAAACACCTGGTGCTTTCGAACTCCAGTGTGATCCATAACTTCGATCCCAAGCATTTGAATGTGGGGATCTTGCCCAAATGTTACGCGAGGTCGATTGAGTTAGCCAACACAATAATATTTGGCATTGGCAACGCGTTTATAAATATTGGTGCCCTGGGCATTATATTAATCATTCTTTACAACATCAGGCAGAAATACACCGCCATTGGAAGGTCCGAGTACTTGTATTTTTTCCAGCTGACATTGCTACTGATTATATTCACGTTGATAGTAGACTGTGGGGTTTCTATTCCAGGGTCAGGTCCGTACCCGTATTTTGTGGCCGTTCAAATCGGTTTTGCGGGGGCGTGCTGTTGGACTCTTTTCACAAACGGACTTCTAGCATTCAATCTGTGGGAGGATGGGACTACAAAATCGATGGCTATAGTGCGCACTGCTTCCCTGTGCGGGTTTTTGGCCAATTTCCTCGCGGCAATACTGACCTTCAGGTCGTGGATATCAGACCACCAGATCCCCAACACGAATACAACTGGGATGTTTGTCGTCGTGTACGTGTTCAACCTCATCCTTCTGTTTTTTTACGTCATGTGCCAAGTGATAATCTCAGTGATGATACTGAGGAACTTCTGGGTCCTGGGTTCCGTCCTGCTCggtgttttcttctttgtggTAGGCTTGATACTGACGTATGGGTTCTCGACCCAAATATGCGAGGGGGTCAAACATTACCTAGACGGTCTCTTCTTTGGGAGCATTTGTAACACGTTTACTCTCATGATGGTATACAAAACGTGGGATATGACCACGGATGATGACCTTGAGTTCAGCGTGAGCATTAACAAGGAAGGCGGTGCTATTTACGATAATTTCTGA
- the KNAG0H03760 gene encoding uncharacterized protein (similar to Saccharomyces cerevisiae YHR140W; ancestral locus Anc_2.97), whose amino-acid sequence MINKQTSSGAGLTPTLSSLVINVVSAIVCSWGLYHCSCVVLPASLKKAGHKQFLTNISVVVTVINNTANVINWFVQRCAGAEVQQWKAVSALVSREITLPFALIMETIVPLVYWPLRLFALRLIAQDIPAGMRYPIPISVDLAIHFWPIVFLLGDHYLSGYGSKFKISNGKAWLVITGTGFAYYKFLAALIDVSTGQAYPYPFLNVNEPYRSIIFVFVSTIAWLIFIGYQARVPHQLQRLQKKTA is encoded by the coding sequence ATGATTAACAAACAGACTAGTAGTGGTGCTGGCCTTACTCCTACCCTTTCCTCTCTAGTGATAAATGTGGTTTCTGCGATCGTGTGTTCCTGGGGGTTGTACCATTGTTCGTGTGTGGTGTTGCCCGCAAGCTTAAAGAAAGCTGGACACAAGCAGTTTCTAACAAACATTTCAGTGGTTGTCACAGTGATCAACAACACGGCAAATGTCATCAATTGGTTTGTACAAAGATGTGCTGGTGCAGAGGTCCAGCAGTGGAAGGCGGTGTCCGCACTTGTGAGTAGAGAAATCACTTTACCCTTTGCTCTCATTATGGAAACCATCGTGCCGTTAGTGTACTGGCCACTGAGATTATTCGCCTTGAGGTTAATCGCACAAGATATTCCAGCTGGTATGAGGTATCCGATCCCCATCTCGGTAGACTTGGCCATCCACTTCTGGCCCATTGTCTTCCTGCTGGGTGACCACTATCTCTCCGGATACGGGTCGAAATTCAAGATATCCAATGGCAAAGCGTGGCTTGTCATTACGGGGACCGGGTTTGCCTATTACAAATTTTTGGCAGCCCTCATCGACGTATCTACAGGACAGGCGTACCCTTATCCATTCTTGAATGTGAACGAACCGTACAGATCAATCATATTTGTGTTCGTATCCACAATTGCATGGCTGATCTTTATCGGCTACCAAGCTCGAGTCCCACACCAATTGCAACGTTTACAGAAGAAGACAGCGTAA
- the KNAG0H03740 gene encoding uncharacterized protein (similar to Saccharomyces cerevisiae YHR138C; ancestral locus Anc_2.100) — MNTYIVQFDEKREGKDVPALMYDETWKIVDSMGGSVLHKMTTAVVPGLVINLPEKVVGDFTSKVMDMGSSKGVKVNVEKDQKVHANAKEEK, encoded by the coding sequence ATGAACACATACATTGTCCAGTTTGACGAAAAGAGGGAAGGTAAGGATGTCCCAGCGCTTATGTACGACGAAACCTGGAAGATCGTCGACAGTATGGGTGGTTCCGTCCTACACAAGATGACCACCGCTGTGGTCCCAGGTCTGGTCATCAACCTACCAGAAAAGGTCGTCGGTGACTTCACGTCGAAGGTCATGGACATGGGTTCCTCGAAGGGTGTGAAGGTCAACGTCGAAAAGGACCAGAAGGTGCACGCCAACGCTAAGGAAGAGAAGTAA
- the DSE2 gene encoding Dse2p (similar to Saccharomyces cerevisiae DSE2 (YHR143W); ancestral locus Anc_2.90) produces the protein MKFNQTIINSLLFLVFTLTAAADGAARFITKDGVVYSYAVHTKTLQPARVIVSTRYYTKTHVREITLANNEIATTTEKTAVASTITSSIQGTGGSSATGTIETMSTPATSAPTVSTTESTSDSVEQTSSTTTSTPETNVQSTSRSVLYQTLRPPVSSSNAPAQTGMSRSTSTLSNVKPKTTSIPTKSALQSATHTTAAPVSTYNDNGTCYVYYEDDVSDSDYYSTAYITDPSQSVDAATTITSTRTRTVYKTL, from the coding sequence ATGAAATTCAATCAAACTATTATCAAttcccttctttttctAGTATTCACTTTGACTGCTGCCGCCGATGGAGCAGCTCGATTTATTACAAAAGATGGTGTCGTCTACAGTTATGCTGTTCATACTAAAACATTACAACCTGCAAGAGTTATTGTGTCCACACGCTATTACACAAAAACGCACGTGAGAGAGATTACTCTTGCTAACAACGAGATTGCCACGACCACTGAAAAAACGGCTGTCGCATCAACGATCACCAGTTCAATCCAAGGGACAGGTGGATCTTCTGCCACAGGCACTATCGAAACTATGTCTACTCCAGCTACCAGTGCTCCAACTGTTTCGACGACCGAGTCCACATCGGACTCGGTCGAACAAACTTCATCCACAACCACGAGCACTCCGGAAACAAACGTTCAGTCTACAAGTAGAAGCGTTTTGTATCAAACTTTACGTCCGCCAGTGTCTTCCAGCAATGCTCCCGCACAAACGGGCATGTCGAGATCGACTTCTACTCTGTCTAACGTGAAACCCAAAACGACCTCGATTCCCACTAAGTCTGCGCTACAATCGGCTACCCACACGACTGCTGCGCCGGTTTCAACGTACAATGACAATGGAACGTGTTACGTCTACTACGAGGACGACGTCAGCGACTCGGACTACTACAGCACCGCGTACATCACTGACCCAAGCCAGAGCGTAGACGCTGCTACTACAATTACCAGCACGAGGACGAGAACGGTGTACAAGACGCTGTGA